The Streptomyces sp. NBC_01463 DNA window GGCCGCCATCGCGAGCTGGTTGCCGCGGAAGGTGCCGGCGTGGGCTCCCGGCTGCCAGGTGTCGAGCCCGGAGCGGTAGACGATGACGGCGAGCGGCAGGGATCCGCCGATGGCCTTGGACAGCACCATCACGTCGGGCACGACGCCGCTGTGCTCGACGGCCCAGAAGGCGCCGGTGCGGCCGACGCCGGTCTGGACCTCGTCGGCGATCAGGGGGATGGACCGGGCCGCCGTGATCTCCCGCATCCGGCGCATCCAGCCGTCGGGCGCGGGGTTGACGCCGCCTTCGCCCTGCACCGGTTCGAGGATCATTCCGGCGGGAGCGGGGGTGCCGCTCTTCGGGTCGTCCAGCACGCTCTCGGTCCAGCGCGCGGCGAGTTCCGCGCCGCGCTCGCCGCCCGTCCCGAACGGGCAGCGGTAGTCCTGCGGGAAGGGGAGCCGGGTCACCCGTACGTCCTCGGCGCCGCCGGACGCGGCGAGGGCGCCCGCCGTCATGCCGTGGTAGGCGCCGGTGAAGGCGAGCAGACCGCTGCGGCCGGTCGCGGCGCGCACCAGGGTGAACGCCGCCTCGACCGCGTCGGTGCCCGCCGGACCGCAGAACTGGATCCGGGCGTCGTCGGCGAACTCCCGCGGCAGCGTGGCGAACAGCTCCGTGGTGAAGGCGTCCTTGACCGGTGTGGCCAGATCGAGCACGTGCAGGGGCGCACCCGAGTCGATGACCTTCTTGATCGCCTCCAGGACCACCGGGTGGTTGTGCCCGAGGGCCAGCGTCCCGGCTCCGGACAGACAGTCGAGATAGCGCCGCCCGTCGGCTCCCTCGATGGTCAGCCCGCGCGCCCGTACCGGCACGATCGGCAGCGAGCGCGCGTAGGTACGGGCCGCCGACTCACGCAGTGACTGGCGGCGCAGGATGCCTTCGTGTGCCGCCAGGGGTGGTGCCGGAGCTGGTTCGGTCACGGCCACGGCTGTTGATCCTCCCGCTGTAACAGTTGCGTTGCACGTCAGCACGATTCCGCAAGGACGGACTGCGGGGGTGAACGCTGTCTCCGTGTCCCCCGTACGTACCAACGACGCCGGGCGCCGAGGATCACGGGTAAATCCGAAGATCCTCGCGGAACGGAACCATGGCCCTGCCGCACACCGTCCACAGCGGCACCGGCATAGTGGGGGACCGCGCCGGGGCTCCGGGACAACCTCCCGGCCGCCACGGCATACGCGCGAGGCACCGGACCGCCGTCCGCGGTGCCGGTCCGTGTGCCGTGCCGAAGTCCAGAAGTGCAGTACGGAAGCGTTGAGTTACGAAGTCCCAGGGGGATCACCAGATGCGACTCATTCGACCGGGTTCCACCGCACGCCGCAGGGGAAGCGCCCGCCGCACCCCCGCGACCGTGCTCGCCACGGCGGCGTTCACCGCCGTTCTCGCCGTCACCGCGACCGCCTGCGGGCCGGGCGAGGACGACGCGAGCACCGAGCCGAGCAGCAGTTCCGCGGGCCAGACGTCGGACAACAAGATCACCATTCCGGATGATCTGAAGGGCCGGCTCAAGGAGCACGGGATCGACCTCGACCAGTGGAAGGACGGCGAGTGGAAGAACTGGGACAGGGACAAGTGGCTGCGTGAGGCCAAGGACTACATCAACCCGATCATCGAGGGCCTCTGGGACCCGGACCGGATGCGGGACGCCGACAAGGCGCCCGAGCAGCCGGTCGACAACGACATCTCCGGCGACAAGGGCGTGACGGACCGGACCCCCGTCCCGGTCAGGGCCGTCGGCGCGCAGACGCCGTACCACGACAGCGCCCCGGAGTCCGGGAAGCTGTTCTTCGACGGGCCCGAGGGCTCGATGGTCTGCTCGGCGACCGTGGTGAAGGACCCGGCGCACCCCGGCAAGTCCAACATGGTGTGGACCGCGGGCCACTGCGTGCACGCGGGCAAGAAGGGCGGCTGGTACCGCAACATCGCCTTCGTGCCCTCGTACAACGACAGCGGTCTGTCGACCGACGAGCTCCGGAACAACCCGCCCAAGGAGAAGGTCGCCCCGTACGGCGTGTGGTGGGGCTCGTGGGCGCAGACCTCCGAGCAGTGGATCGACCAGGGTGCCTCGGTCGGCGGGCTGGGCGCTCCGTACGACTTCGCCGTGCTGCACGTGACGCCGGAGAAGGGTTCGACCGGCAAGTCCCTGGAGGAGACGGTCGGTTCGGCGCTGCCGGTCGAGTTCAACGCCCCGGCGGTTCCCAAGATCGCGGACATGACGGCGACCGGCTTCCCTGCCGCTCCGCCGTACGACGGCCAGAAGCTCTTCCAGTGCAAGGACAAGCCGGGCCGGCTCTCGCTCACCAGCGACGACCCGACGATGTACCGCATCGGCTGCACCATGACCGGCGGTTCCTCCGGCGGCGGCTGGGTCGCGGCGGGCCAGGACGGCAAGCCCGCCCTCGTCTCCAACACCTCCATCGGCCCGGTGCCGGCGGGCTGGCTGGCCGGGCCCCGGCTCGGCAAGGAGGCCAAGGGCGTCTACGACTCGGTCAGCAAGAAGTACGCGGGCCAGTGACGGCGGATCGTCGTCCGCCCGGATGCGGATGACGTTCCCTCAGGGGCCTTCGGCCGGGCGTTCGTCGCCGAAGGCCCCCGATCCGCACGGACGTTGATCCGGGCGGGCCGCGCCCGTCGCGGGCCCGCCCCGCCGTCCGTCCGCCGGCCGGTGGCAACGGTCACCGCCCGGCCCGTCATAGGGTGGTCCCGCACCGAAGCCGACAGCCGGTCACCCCGGCGTACGGCATGACACGCTCATGCCATTTTGAGCACATTCGGCTTCGCCGATCCAGGTTCGACGTTCCAGGTACAACGATCTGTTCTGAAGATTCAGGGGGAATCTTTTCCATGCGATCCATACGTCCGCTGCTCGCCGCGACCGGTCTCGTCGCCGCACTCGCGCTGACGGCCACGGCCTGCGGTCCGAGCGAGGACCAGGCGGCCGACAAGCCCGCCACCACCGAATCCACCGGCTCCGACTCCAGCGGCGGCATGCCCTCCGGTCTGGCCGACACCCTGAAGAAGCACGGGGTCGACCCGGAGAAGTGGAAGGGCGGTGAATGGAAGAACTGGGACAAGGACAAGTGGCTGCGTGAGGCCAAGGACTTCGTCAACCCGGTCATCGAGGGGCTCTGGAAGCCCGACCGGATGAAGTCCGCGAAGGACCCGGCCAAGACCATGTCCACCGGGGACCTCTCCGGCGACCAGGGCGTCAGCGACCCGGAGCCGAGGCCGGTCACGGCCGAGCGCGAGAAGACGCCGTACCACAACTACGCGGCCCCGGTCGGGAAGGTCTTCTTCGACTCCCCCGAGGGCTCCATGGTCTGCTCGGGCACCGTCGTGAAGGACCCGAAGAACCCGGGCAGGTCCAACCTGGTGTGGACGGCCGGCCACTGCGTCCACGCCGGTGCGAAGGGAGGCTGGTACCGCAACATCGTCTTCGTGCCCGCCTACAACGACAAGGGCAAGTCCGCTGCGGCGCTGAAGAACGCGCAGCAGCAGGAGATCACCCCGTACGGCGCCTACTGGGCCGACTGGGCCTCCACCTCCGGCGAGTGGCTCGCCGACGGCGGCCCCACCGGCGGCGAGGGCGCCCCGTACGACTACGCGATCCTGCACGTGAAGCCGGAGCACGGCACCAAGTCCCTGGAGGAGACCGTGGGCAACGCCCTGCCGGTCGACTTCGACGCCCCCGAGGTCGCGCAGATCAGCGCGATGGGCGCGTGGGGCTACCCGGCCGCTCCGCCGTACGACGGTCTGATCATGCACAAGTGCGTCGACCGTCCCGGCCGGCTGTCGATCAGCCCCGCCACCCCCACGATGTACCGCATCGGCTGCACGATGACCGGCGGTTCGTCCGGTGGCGGCTGGTTCAGGAACGTCGGCGACGGCAAGCTGGCGCTGGTCTCCAACACCTCCATCGGCCCGGTGACGGCCGGCTGGCTCGCCGGACCCCACCTGGGCGAGGGCGCCCAGCAGATCTTCACGATGATGAGCGACAAGTTCGGCGCCAAGTAGCCCCGGACGACAGCCGGAAGGCCCGCTCCCTCGCGAGGGAGCGGGCCTTCCGGCTGTGTGCTGCGGTCAGTGCACCGCGGGGACGAACGCCGCGAGGTCCGAGGCGAGCTCCTCGTGCACCCGTGCCTTGAGCAGCGTGCCCTCCGAGGTGTGCTCCTCGGAGATCACCTCGCCCTCGGCGTGCACCCGCGAGACGAGTCCGCCCTCGGTGTACGGCAGGAGCGCCTCGATCCCGACCGACGGCCTCGGCAGCTCGCTGTCGATGAGCGCGAGGAGCTCGTCGATACCGGCGCCGGTCCGGGCCGACACGGCGATCGCGTGCTTCTCGTTGCGCAGGAGCCGCTGGAGGACCAGCGGGTCGGCCGCGTCCGCCTTGTTGACCACCACGATCTCGGGCACGTCCAGCGCACCCACCTCGCGGATGACCTCGCGCACCGCGGCGAGCTGCTCCTCCGGCACCGGGTGCGAGCCGTCCACCACGTGCAGGATGAGATCGGACTCGCCGACCTCCTCCATCGTGGAGCGGAACGCCTCGACCAGGTGGTGCGGCAGGTGCCGGACGAACCCGACCGTGTCGGCGAGCGTGTAGATCCGTCCGCTCGGCGTCTCGGCCCGGCGCACGGTCGGGTCGAGGGTGGCGAACAGGGCGTTCTCCACCAGCACACCTGCGCCGGTCAGCCGGTTGAGCAGCGAGGACTTGCCCGCGTTGGTGTAGCCCGCGATGGCGACCGAAGGCACCTTGTTGCGCTTGCGCTCCTGGCGCTTGATGTCGCGGCCGGTCTTCATCTCCGCGATCTCCCGGCGCATCTTCGCCATCTTCTCGCGGATCCGGCGCCGGTCCGTCTCGATCTTGGTCTCACCGGGACCGCGGGTGGCCATGCCGCCACCGCCGCTGGAACCGCCGCCGCCCATCTGACGGGACAGCGACTGACCCCAGCCGCGCAGCCGCGGCAGCATGTACTGCATCTGTGCCAGCGAGACCTGCGCCTTGCCCTCACGGGACTTGGCGTGCTGGGCGAAGATGTCGAGGATCAGGGCGGTCCGGTCGACCACCTTCACCTTGACGACGTCTTCCAGGTGGATCAGCTGGCCGGGGCTGAGCTCACCGTCGCACACGACGGTGTCCGCCCCTGATTCGAGAACGATGTCACGCAGTTCGAGCGCCTTGCCGGAGCCGATGTACGTGGCCGGGTCGGGCTTGTCGCGGCGCTGGAAGACGGCGTCGAGCACCTGGGCTCCGGCCGTCTCCGCGAGCGCCGCCAGCTCGGCGAGCGAGTGCTCCGCGTCCTGCACCGTGCCCGAGGTCCAGACACCGACGAGCACCACGCGCTCAAGGCGCAGCTGCCGGTACTCGACCTCGGTGACGTCCTCGAGCTCGGTGGAGAGTCCCGCCACGCGCCGCAGGGCGGCGCGCTCGGAGCGGTCCAGCTGATCGCCGTCCCGCGCTCCGTCGATCTCGTGGCTCCAGGCGACGTCCTCTTCCATCAGGGCGTCCGCCCGAAGGCTTTCGGTGAGGCTCTCGGTGACGTTCTCCGTGGCACTCTGCGCGTCCTGCGCGTCCTGGGGAAGGGAAGAAGAGGAGGTCATTGGATCCTTACGTCGGTAGAAGTCGGTTACATCAGTCACAACGCGTGACCTCCCGGGATGATTCCCACGGGGGGAATTCTCCGGTCCGGCCGACGCGGCGACTCGTCGATAGTGGCACGGCGGCCACGGCCCGTCACGCGGGTTTACCGCTGTGCCGCCGGTGTCGTGCTGCGCCAGTCCGGGTGGCCCGGCATCGGCGGTGTCCTCTTCGCGTACAGCCAGCCGTCGAAGAACGCGGTCAGGTCGCGTCCGGCCACCCGGGACGCCAGGGCGGTGAAGTCGGCGGTGGCGGCGTTGGAGTCGCGGTGCTTCCTCACCCAGAGCCGCTCCAGCCGGCCGAAGGCGTCGTGGCCGATCTCCTGGCGGAGCGCGTACAGGACCAGTGCGCTGCCGTCGTAGACCACCGGCCGGAAGAGGCTGATCTTCTCGCCGGGCGCGGGCGCGGCGGGGCGGGCGGGCGGTCCGCCCTCGGCGCGCCACCCGTCCGAGTCGGCGTACGCCTCGCGCATCCGGCGCTCCAGCGGCTTGTCGGCGTGCTCCTCGGCGTAGCGCGCCTCGTACCAGCTGGCGTGTCCCTCGTTGAGCCAGAGGTCGGACCAGGTCCGCGGGGAGACGCTGTCACCGAACCACTGGTGGGCGAGCTCGTGGACCATGACCGCGTCGACGTACCACTCGGGGAAGCCGCCGTCGGTGAACAGGCGGCGCTCGAAGAGGGAGAGGGTCTGGGTCTCCAGCTCGAAGCCGGTCTCGGTGTCGGCGACGAGCACGCCGTAGTTCTCGAAGGGGTAGCGGCCGACCTGCCGTTCCATCCATTCCAGCTGGCCGGGGGTCTTCTTCAGCCAGGGCTCCAGCTTCTTCCGGTCGGCCGCCGGCACGACGTCGCGCACGGGCAGCCCGTGCGGTCCGGTCCGCCGCACGACGGCGGAGCGGCCGATGCTGACCTGGGCCAGTTCGGTGGCCATGGGGTGTTCGGTGCGGTAGGTCCAGGTGGTGCGGCCGCCGTGGCTGCTCCTTCCGGTGCGCAGCCCGTTGGCCACCACCGTCAGGTCCTCGGGTGCGGTGATCCGGAAGGTGAAGTAGGCCTTGTCGGCGGGGTGGTCGTTGCCGGGGAAGACGCGGTGCCCGGCGTCGGCCTGGTTGGCCATGGCGAGCCCGTCGGCGGTCCGCACCCAGCCGCCGCTGTCCCGCTCCCCGGACGGGTCGCTGGTGTGGTGGACGGTGATCCGCAGGGGCACTCCGGCCGGGAGGCTGCCGGGCGGTTCGATGATCAGGTCCTCGTCCTCGGCCGAGAAGCCGGCGCGCAGTCCGTTCACGTCGACGGAGCGCACGGTGCCGCGGGTGAAGTCGAGGTTGATCCGCTCCAGCGGCTCGGTGGTCCGCGCGTCGATCGTGGTGACGGCGTCCAGGGGTTCGCTGTTGCGGCCTTCGTAACTGAGCCCGATGTCGTAGGCGAGTACGTCGTATCCGGGGTTGCCGAGGTGCGGGAAGAGCGGGTCCCCGATACCGAGGGGCCCCGGTGCGGGCAGGGTAGCGGCGACGAGGGTGGCCGATGCGGTGGCCAGCAGGGCGGCCCGCAGACGGCGGGAGAGGAACGGCATGGACTACGGCTACCAGCGCCGCCCGGCCGGGACGGGACGGCGCGCGCCGCGCCACCCGAACGAGATCCGCGGCGGGTGGTGCGTGCGCCGGGTCAGACCGCGGCGGCCGGGTGCTGGGCGCGGCTCACGTCGTACACCCCCGGTACGTCGCGCATGGCGCGCATCAGTGCGGGCAGTCCGGCGGCGTCGGGGAGTTCCAGGGTGTAGGTGTGCCGCACGCGCTGTTCGGTGGGGGGTTCGACGGTGGCGGAGACGACCGCCGCGTCCGCGCCGGCGATCGCTTCGGTGAGGTCGGCGAGCAGCCGGGGCCGGCCGAAGGACTCCGCGACCAGGGTCACCCGGCAGGCGGCGACATCGCCCCAGCTCACCGTGACCGGATCCCGGCCGACGGCCTCCATCCTGGCCACGGCCGGACACTCCAGCCGGTGCACGGTGACGGCGCCGCCGCGCACCGTGAACCCGGTGACGTCGTCGGGGGGTACGGGGGTGCAGCAGCCGGCCAGCCGCACGGTGGCGTCGGGCTGCTCGACCAGCGCACTCGCGGTGCGGGCCGATCCGGGCTGTGCGGACCTGTCGGGCTGCGGGCCGGGCCTGCGGCCGGCGCTCGGCCCTCCCCCGGCGGTCTCGGGGTCCTGCGGATGGGCGTCGAGCCAGCCGGTGATGGCGATCCGGGCGGCGGGCGTGCGGGCGTGGTCGAGCCAGTCGGGCGAGGGCCCGGACGCGGCGTCCTCGGCGAGGAGCGGCTGGACGGTGTCGCCGTCGCCGAGGACGGTGCTCAGCGTGGCCAGCCGACCGTTCACCCGGGCCCCGATACAGCTGTGGGCGGCGTCCCCGTACTGCGCGTAGGCGGCGTCCACGCAACTCGCGCCGGCGGGGAGACCGAGCGTGCCGCCGTCGGTGCGGAAGACGGTGATCTCCCGGTCCTGGGCGAGGTCGGCGCGCAGGGTGGTCCAGAAGGTGTCGGGGTCCGGGGCGGACTGCTGCCACTGGAGGAGCCGGGAGAGCCAGCCGGGGCGGGTCGGGTCGGCCCGTTCGCCGTCGGCTGGTTCGGCGCTCTGGGCCGTGCCGTCGGCGGCGTAGGGATTGCCGAGCGCGATGACGCCGGCCTCGGCGACGTTGTGCATACGGTGGGTGCGGATGAGGACTTCGGCGACCTCGCCGTCCGGTCCCACCACCGCGGTGTGCAGCGACTGGTACAGGTTGAACTTCGGGGAGGCGATGAAGTCCTTGAACTCGGAGATCACCGGGGTGAAGCAGGTGTGGAGTTCACCGAGGACGGCATAGCAGTCGGCGTCCTCGCCCACGAGCACCAGCAGCCGGCCGAAGTCGCTGCCGCGCAGTTCGCCGCGTTTGATCCGGACGCGGTGCACGGAGACGAAGTGGCGTGGTCTGACGGCCACTTCGGCGGGAATGCCGGCTTCGCGGAGCACCGAGCCGACCTGGCCGGCGATGGCGGTGAGGGGGTCCCCGGCGGCGGTGGCGGCGGAGATCACCGCGTGGGTGTGGGCGTACTCCTCGGGATGGAGGATGGCGAAGACCAGGTCCTCCAGCTCGGTCTTGAGCGCCTGGACGCCGAGCCGTTCGGCCAGGGGGATCAGCACGTCACGGGTGACCTTGGCGATCCTGGCCTGTTTCTCGGGCCGCATCACACCGAGGGTGCGCATGTTGTGCAGCCGGTCGGCGAGCTTGATCGACATCACCCGGACGTCGTCCCCGGTGGCGACGAGCATCTTGCGGAAGGTCTCGGGCTCGGCCGCCGCCCCGTAGTCGACCTTCTCCAGCTTGGTCACGCCGTCGACGAGGTAGCAGACCTCCTCGCCGAACTCCTCCCGTACCTGGTCGAGGGTCACCTCGGTGTCCTCGACCGTGTCGTGGAGGAGGGACGCGGTCAGGGTGGTGGTCTCGGCACCGAGCTCGGCGAGGATGAGGGTGACGGCGAGCGGGTGGGTGATGTAGGGCTCGCCGCTCTTGCGCATCTGCCCGCGGTGCGAGCTCTCCGCGAGGACGTAGGCCCGGCGCAGCACGGCGAGGTCGGCGTCGGGATGGTGGGCCCGGTGCGCCTCGGCGACGTGGCCGATGGCGTCGGGCAGCCGGTCACGGGAGACCGGGCCGAGCAGGGCGACCCGGCCGAGCCTGCGGAGATCGATCCGGGGACGGCCCCGCCTGCGGATGGGAGCACCTGGGTTGGTGGCCTCTGCGCTCATGGGGCACCTCCGGCAACGTCGACCGGCGGTGGGAAGGTGCGGTCGCGCCTCCGGGCCGGTGCTTGATGCTACCGACCCCACCACGTGGCGGAGTCCCGCTCTCGCCCAGCGTGAAACGGATCACCCATTCGAGCGAAGCGCTGCCCGTTCAGCGTTTCGATCTCTGTCCGCGCGGGCGCTTCGCTCCCGGTCCGTGCGGCGCCGTCCGTGCCGCGCTATCCGTTCCGCGCTTCGAGCCAGGCCGGATCGATCACGCCCTCGGCGACGATGACGGCCGCTCCGGTCATCTCGATCTCGCCGTCCGGGTGCTCGGTGATCACCAGGGTGCCGCCCGGCAGATCGACGGTGTACGTGACGGGGGCACCGGTCACCGCCGGGTCCGCCGCGTCCCGGCGGGCCGCCGCGACCGCGACCGCGCAGGCGCCGGTTCCGCAGGAGCGGGTCTCGCCCGAGCCGCGTTCGTGGACCCGCATGGCGACGTGCCGGGGACCGCGGTCCACGACGAATTCGATGTTGACCCCGTCGGGGTAGACCGCGGCCGGGCCGTACGCGGGCTCGGCGAAGAGGTCCCCGGCCTGCGCCAGGTCGTCGACGAACGCGACCGCGTGCGGGTTGCCCATGTTCACGTTGCGGGCGTCCCAGCTGCGGTCGCCGACAGTGACGGTGACGCCGTCGGCGGGCAGCAGGGCGCGGCCCATCGAGACGGTGATGTCGCCGTTCTTCGCGAGGTGCACCTTCTTCACACCGCCGCGGGTGGCGACCGCGAGGTCGCCCTCCTCCACCGCTCCGGCGCGCTGCAGGTAGCGGGCGAACACGCGCACTCCGTTGCCGCACATCTCGGCGATCGAGCCGTCGGCGTTGCGGTAGTCCATGAACCACTCGGCCTCGCCGGCCATGGCCTTCGCCTCGGGGTGCGCGGCGGACCGCACGACGTGCAGCAGCCCGTCACCGCCGATCCCGGCACGCCGGTCGCACAGCCTGGCGACGACGGACGCGGGCAGGTCGAGCGCGTTGTCCGGGTCGGGAACGATCACGAAGTCGTTCTCGGTCCCGTGGCCCTTGAGGAAGGCGGTCTGCGAGATGGTCACGTCACAACTGTACGAGGCCGCGCCGGCAGTCCGGAAAACCGGTCACGGCAATCGTCCCCTGCCCGGTGCGGGAGGTACGGCCGGTCCGTCAGCCCCGCAGGCGCGCCACGCGCCAGATGGCCAGGGCGACCAGGGCGCCGCACACCGCCACGTACAGCGCGATCACACGCCAGTCGGCGCGCTCCCCGGAGCCCCGGGACGGCAGACCGGGCCAGGTGTGACCGACGCGGCGGGCGGCCATCATGCCCCAGCCCGCGGCGCAGCAGCTGATCAGCAGTCCGAGCATCGCGACGACGGGTCCGCCGTCGCCCACCTCGAAGGCGAGCGGGAAGGCGAACATCAGCGATCCCATCGCGGCGAGCATGACGATGGGGGCGAGCTGCCA harbors:
- a CDS encoding diaminobutyrate--2-oxoglutarate transaminase family protein, with the protein product MAVTEPAPAPPLAAHEGILRRQSLRESAARTYARSLPIVPVRARGLTIEGADGRRYLDCLSGAGTLALGHNHPVVLEAIKKVIDSGAPLHVLDLATPVKDAFTTELFATLPREFADDARIQFCGPAGTDAVEAAFTLVRAATGRSGLLAFTGAYHGMTAGALAASGGAEDVRVTRLPFPQDYRCPFGTGGERGAELAARWTESVLDDPKSGTPAPAGMILEPVQGEGGVNPAPDGWMRRMREITAARSIPLIADEVQTGVGRTGAFWAVEHSGVVPDVMVLSKAIGGSLPLAVIVYRSGLDTWQPGAHAGTFRGNQLAMAAGTATLAYVRENRLAERAGVLGARMLARLRSLAASHPSIGDVRGRGLMIGVELVDPEAAPVGVGGEAPPDPVLATAVQQECLRRGLIVELGGRHSTVVRLLPPLTLTDEQATAVVDRLADALAAAERSPHRRTATGSIR
- the hflX gene encoding GTPase HflX yields the protein MTSSSSLPQDAQDAQSATENVTESLTESLRADALMEEDVAWSHEIDGARDGDQLDRSERAALRRVAGLSTELEDVTEVEYRQLRLERVVLVGVWTSGTVQDAEHSLAELAALAETAGAQVLDAVFQRRDKPDPATYIGSGKALELRDIVLESGADTVVCDGELSPGQLIHLEDVVKVKVVDRTALILDIFAQHAKSREGKAQVSLAQMQYMLPRLRGWGQSLSRQMGGGGSSGGGGMATRGPGETKIETDRRRIREKMAKMRREIAEMKTGRDIKRQERKRNKVPSVAIAGYTNAGKSSLLNRLTGAGVLVENALFATLDPTVRRAETPSGRIYTLADTVGFVRHLPHHLVEAFRSTMEEVGESDLILHVVDGSHPVPEEQLAAVREVIREVGALDVPEIVVVNKADAADPLVLQRLLRNEKHAIAVSARTGAGIDELLALIDSELPRPSVGIEALLPYTEGGLVSRVHAEGEVISEEHTSEGTLLKARVHEELASDLAAFVPAVH
- a CDS encoding M1 family metallopeptidase, encoding MPFLSRRLRAALLATASATLVAATLPAPGPLGIGDPLFPHLGNPGYDVLAYDIGLSYEGRNSEPLDAVTTIDARTTEPLERINLDFTRGTVRSVDVNGLRAGFSAEDEDLIIEPPGSLPAGVPLRITVHHTSDPSGERDSGGWVRTADGLAMANQADAGHRVFPGNDHPADKAYFTFRITAPEDLTVVANGLRTGRSSHGGRTTWTYRTEHPMATELAQVSIGRSAVVRRTGPHGLPVRDVVPAADRKKLEPWLKKTPGQLEWMERQVGRYPFENYGVLVADTETGFELETQTLSLFERRLFTDGGFPEWYVDAVMVHELAHQWFGDSVSPRTWSDLWLNEGHASWYEARYAEEHADKPLERRMREAYADSDGWRAEGGPPARPAAPAPGEKISLFRPVVYDGSALVLYALRQEIGHDAFGRLERLWVRKHRDSNAATADFTALASRVAGRDLTAFFDGWLYAKRTPPMPGHPDWRSTTPAAQR
- a CDS encoding HD domain-containing protein, whose amino-acid sequence is MSAEATNPGAPIRRRGRPRIDLRRLGRVALLGPVSRDRLPDAIGHVAEAHRAHHPDADLAVLRRAYVLAESSHRGQMRKSGEPYITHPLAVTLILAELGAETTTLTASLLHDTVEDTEVTLDQVREEFGEEVCYLVDGVTKLEKVDYGAAAEPETFRKMLVATGDDVRVMSIKLADRLHNMRTLGVMRPEKQARIAKVTRDVLIPLAERLGVQALKTELEDLVFAILHPEEYAHTHAVISAATAAGDPLTAIAGQVGSVLREAGIPAEVAVRPRHFVSVHRVRIKRGELRGSDFGRLLVLVGEDADCYAVLGELHTCFTPVISEFKDFIASPKFNLYQSLHTAVVGPDGEVAEVLIRTHRMHNVAEAGVIALGNPYAADGTAQSAEPADGERADPTRPGWLSRLLQWQQSAPDPDTFWTTLRADLAQDREITVFRTDGGTLGLPAGASCVDAAYAQYGDAAHSCIGARVNGRLATLSTVLGDGDTVQPLLAEDAASGPSPDWLDHARTPAARIAITGWLDAHPQDPETAGGGPSAGRRPGPQPDRSAQPGSARTASALVEQPDATVRLAGCCTPVPPDDVTGFTVRGGAVTVHRLECPAVARMEAVGRDPVTVSWGDVAACRVTLVAESFGRPRLLADLTEAIAGADAAVVSATVEPPTEQRVRHTYTLELPDAAGLPALMRAMRDVPGVYDVSRAQHPAAAV
- the dapF gene encoding diaminopimelate epimerase gives rise to the protein MTISQTAFLKGHGTENDFVIVPDPDNALDLPASVVARLCDRRAGIGGDGLLHVVRSAAHPEAKAMAGEAEWFMDYRNADGSIAEMCGNGVRVFARYLQRAGAVEEGDLAVATRGGVKKVHLAKNGDITVSMGRALLPADGVTVTVGDRSWDARNVNMGNPHAVAFVDDLAQAGDLFAEPAYGPAAVYPDGVNIEFVVDRGPRHVAMRVHERGSGETRSCGTGACAVAVAAARRDAADPAVTGAPVTYTVDLPGGTLVITEHPDGEIEMTGAAVIVAEGVIDPAWLEARNG